From the Acidovorax carolinensis genome, one window contains:
- a CDS encoding ArsR/SmtB family transcription factor, protein MNEIDAVRSLAALAQEMRLRVFRALVVAGNQGLTPGALSEQLDVAPNTLSFHLKELTHSNLVSQERQGRNLIYRASIATMNDLLGFLTENCCQGAECLAPQATSCGC, encoded by the coding sequence ATGAATGAAATCGATGCCGTCCGTTCGCTTGCCGCCCTGGCCCAGGAAATGCGCCTGCGGGTATTTCGCGCACTGGTCGTTGCCGGCAACCAGGGGCTCACGCCGGGCGCGTTGTCGGAGCAACTGGACGTGGCCCCCAACACCCTGTCGTTCCATCTGAAAGAGCTCACCCATTCGAACCTGGTGAGCCAGGAGCGTCAGGGCCGCAACCTGATCTACCGCGCCTCCATTGCCACCATGAACGACTTGCTGGGCTTTCTGACCGAAAACTGCTGCCAGGGCGCTGAGTGCCTGGCGCCCCAGGCAACGTCCTGCGGTTGCTGA
- a CDS encoding I78 family peptidase inhibitor has product MQMTRTHTLTASLTTCLCAALLAGCAGLPGGTGGAGGTAGAPPASVGPGPRGGVCNAAPAQGVIGKQGTPSVIEQARVASGAAMARLLHPRQAVTLEFNTERLNLVVDANGRITAVRCG; this is encoded by the coding sequence ATGCAGATGACCCGAACGCACACCCTCACCGCCAGTCTGACCACCTGCCTGTGCGCTGCCTTGCTGGCCGGCTGCGCCGGCTTGCCGGGGGGAACGGGCGGTGCGGGCGGAACGGCCGGTGCACCGCCGGCCTCGGTGGGCCCCGGGCCGCGGGGCGGCGTGTGCAATGCGGCGCCCGCCCAGGGGGTGATCGGCAAGCAGGGCACCCCGTCGGTGATCGAGCAGGCCCGCGTGGCCTCGGGCGCTGCCATGGCACGCCTGCTGCACCCCCGCCAGGCGGTGACGCTGGAGTTCAACACCGAACGCCTGAACCTGGTAGTGGATGCCAATGGGCGCATCACGGCGGTGCGTTGCGGCTGA
- the hemW gene encoding radical SAM family heme chaperone HemW — protein MAIPIIPIAHAAPAPVRDIQHYMRPGVLQLTSLPPLALYVHLPWCLKKCPYCDFNSHEWRDAGSAGALPEARYLDALVADLEAALPLVWGRSVHSIFIGGGTPSLFSPQSIDRLIGDIRARLPLAADCEITLEANPGTFEKDRFHAFRAAGVTRLSVGVQSFNDRHLKALGRVHDRAQALAAVQEAASAFDTFNLDIMYALPGQTLPELEQDMATALALAPPHISIYHLTIEPNTYFAKFPPAIPPDDDAYAMLDRITEMTGQAGLARYEISAYARPGHACFHNTNYWQFGDYLGLGAGAHSKLSFAHRVVRQTRFRDPRLYMDNALAGRALAQDEDVRRADLPFEFMLNALRLRDGFALQDFVERTGLPLTAIAKALDEAERKGLITRDMARVRPTERGFDFLNDLQALFLAD, from the coding sequence ATGGCTATTCCTATCATTCCAATTGCTCATGCCGCGCCCGCGCCGGTGCGCGACATCCAGCACTACATGCGCCCTGGGGTGCTGCAGCTCACCAGCCTGCCGCCGCTGGCCCTGTATGTGCACCTGCCCTGGTGCCTGAAGAAATGCCCGTATTGCGACTTCAACTCGCACGAGTGGCGTGATGCCGGCAGCGCCGGCGCGTTGCCCGAGGCCCGCTACCTGGACGCCCTGGTGGCCGACCTGGAGGCGGCACTGCCCCTGGTGTGGGGCCGCAGCGTGCACAGCATCTTCATCGGTGGCGGCACGCCCAGCCTGTTTTCGCCGCAGTCCATCGACCGCTTGATCGGCGACATCCGCGCGCGCCTGCCGCTGGCGGCCGATTGCGAGATCACCCTGGAGGCCAACCCCGGCACTTTCGAAAAAGACCGGTTTCACGCCTTTCGCGCGGCCGGCGTCACGCGCCTGTCGGTGGGCGTGCAAAGCTTCAACGACCGGCATCTCAAGGCCCTCGGTCGGGTGCACGACCGCGCGCAGGCGCTGGCGGCGGTGCAGGAGGCGGCCAGCGCCTTTGACACCTTCAACCTGGACATCATGTACGCGCTGCCGGGCCAGACGCTGCCAGAGCTGGAGCAGGACATGGCCACCGCGCTGGCACTGGCGCCGCCACACATCTCCATCTACCACCTCACCATCGAGCCCAACACCTACTTCGCCAAGTTTCCGCCCGCCATTCCGCCGGACGACGATGCCTACGCCATGCTCGATCGCATCACCGAGATGACGGGCCAGGCGGGGCTGGCACGCTATGAGATATCGGCCTATGCCCGGCCGGGCCATGCGTGTTTTCACAACACCAACTACTGGCAGTTTGGCGACTACCTGGGGCTGGGCGCGGGCGCGCACAGCAAGCTCAGCTTTGCCCACCGCGTGGTGCGCCAGACGCGTTTTCGCGACCCGCGCCTGTACATGGACAACGCGCTGGCCGGCCGCGCCCTGGCGCAGGACGAGGACGTGCGCCGGGCCGACCTGCCGTTCGAGTTCATGCTCAATGCGCTGCGCCTGCGCGATGGTTTTGCCTTGCAGGACTTCGTGGAGCGCACGGGACTGCCGCTTACCGCCATTGCCAAGGCGCTGGACGAGGCCGAGCGCAAGGGCCTGATCACCCGGGACATGGCCCGCGTGCGCCCGACCGAGCGCGGGTTCGACTTTTTGAACGATCTGCAGGCGCTGTTTCTGGCCGACTGA
- the rdgB gene encoding RdgB/HAM1 family non-canonical purine NTP pyrophosphatase — protein MKLVLASNNRGKLAELQAMLAPLGIELVRQADLGVGEAEEPHRTFVENALAKARFASAHTGLPALADDAGLCVDAFGGLPGVDTAYYATQFGYEKGDDTNVRALLEQMQGQENRRAAMVSTLVAVRSPQDPEPLIAVGRVVGEITRAPRGSNGFGFDPVMFIPEFGQTFAELPTEVKNAHSHRGRAAQQMLALMRERWMV, from the coding sequence ATGAAACTGGTTCTTGCATCCAACAACCGCGGCAAGCTTGCCGAACTGCAGGCCATGCTGGCGCCCCTGGGCATCGAGCTGGTGCGCCAGGCCGACCTGGGCGTGGGCGAGGCCGAAGAGCCGCACCGCACCTTTGTCGAAAACGCCCTGGCCAAGGCGCGCTTTGCCAGCGCGCATACCGGCCTGCCCGCGCTCGCCGACGACGCCGGCCTGTGCGTGGACGCCTTTGGTGGCTTGCCTGGTGTGGACACGGCCTACTACGCCACGCAGTTCGGCTACGAAAAGGGCGACGATACCAACGTGCGCGCCCTGCTGGAGCAGATGCAGGGCCAGGAAAACCGCCGCGCCGCCATGGTCAGCACCCTGGTGGCCGTGCGCAGCCCGCAAGACCCCGAGCCCCTGATTGCCGTGGGCCGCGTGGTGGGCGAGATCACGCGTGCGCCGCGCGGCAGCAACGGTTTCGGCTTCGACCCCGTGATGTTCATCCCCGAATTCGGCCAGACCTTTGCCGAGCTGCCCACCGAGGTCAAGAACGCCCACAGCCACCGGGGCCGTGCGGCGCAGCAGATGCTGGCGCTGATGCGCGAGCGCTGGATGGTATGA